The Syntrophorhabdaceae bacterium genome has a window encoding:
- a CDS encoding lytic transglycosylase domain-containing protein — protein sequence MPFRQKIALLFISTMVILCFASAYSLISSTGTLRKEIFIHQITGYLKTENIKLDKEQLRTISSIVYEESIQHELDYRLILAMMKVESNFRHDAVSSRGARGLLQIKPSLAKHIAHYAGIEWSGNKTLDEPDNNIRIGVYFFAKLVDDFENVNTALHAYNVGPTRAKLNGAGKNKPPKTYRGFPRIVMAEYEKNIAILPDP from the coding sequence ATGCCGTTCAGACAAAAAATAGCGCTTCTCTTTATCTCTACCATGGTGATCCTCTGTTTCGCCTCTGCCTATTCCCTCATCAGCAGCACGGGTACGCTCAGAAAAGAGATCTTCATCCACCAGATAACCGGGTATTTAAAGACTGAAAACATAAAATTAGATAAGGAACAGTTAAGAACGATCTCATCGATCGTCTACGAAGAGTCGATCCAGCATGAACTCGATTACCGGCTTATCCTTGCCATGATGAAAGTGGAAAGTAATTTCAGGCACGACGCTGTTTCCTCCCGTGGGGCAAGGGGACTGCTTCAGATAAAACCTTCGCTGGCGAAACATATCGCTCACTACGCGGGGATAGAGTGGTCGGGAAATAAAACGCTTGATGAACCGGATAATAACATCAGGATAGGCGTCTATTTTTTCGCTAAACTCGTGGACGATTTCGAGAACGTCAACACGGCGCTTCACGCGTACAACGTGGGGCCTACAAGAGCAAAACTAAACGGGGCCGGTAAAAACAAACCCCCGAAGACATACAGGGGTTTCCCCAGAATAGTCATGGCAGAATACGAGAAAAATATAGCCATACTTCCGGATCCTTAA
- a CDS encoding sulfurtransferase TusA family protein: protein MEKKHLDLRGLSCPQPVLETKKSIDNRSFDSFEILIDTRTSLENIQRLLSTREDLKYTVDEGEDFKVNISRI, encoded by the coding sequence ATGGAAAAGAAACATCTCGACCTTAGAGGATTATCGTGCCCGCAGCCGGTTCTGGAGACGAAGAAGTCCATTGACAACAGATCCTTTGATTCTTTCGAGATCCTTATCGATACCAGGACCTCTCTCGAAAATATACAGAGGCTTCTCAGCACAAGGGAAGACCTGAAATACACCGTTGATGAAGGAGAAGACTTCAAGGTTAACATCTCCCGGATATAG
- the yedE gene encoding YedE family putative selenium transporter translates to MNLFQKHWKIISCGVFIGILATIFQKFGNPANMGICVACFERDIAGALGFHRISIVQYLRPEIPAFVLGSFFASLVFKEFKPRGGSLPLVRFFLGFFAMLGALVFLGCPWRAFLRLAGGDGNAIAAIVGLIVGVYIGVQFLKGGYTLGRNYSAYKFTGLLMPLMMLGLFLLLIVKPAIPNGAPFFRLKGPGAQHAPIILSFAGAFIIGIFAQRTRFCTMGAIRDIILLKDFHLASGVIGLLIFAFLANLLLGQFNPGFAGQPVAHTNQVWNFFGMVLSGLAYALAGGCPGRQLFLAGEGDIDAGVFVIGMITGAGFAHNFAIAASPAGVGRFSALAVIIGLLFCIATGFFMRKRLA, encoded by the coding sequence ATGAATCTTTTTCAGAAACACTGGAAGATCATTTCCTGTGGCGTCTTTATCGGCATCCTCGCAACTATTTTTCAGAAATTCGGAAACCCTGCCAACATGGGGATCTGTGTCGCATGCTTTGAGCGTGATATAGCCGGCGCACTGGGTTTTCACCGGATTTCCATCGTTCAGTATTTAAGGCCGGAGATACCGGCATTCGTCCTTGGCTCCTTTTTCGCGAGTCTTGTTTTCAAAGAATTCAAACCCAGAGGAGGCTCTCTTCCCCTGGTCCGGTTCTTTCTCGGCTTCTTCGCCATGCTCGGGGCGCTTGTTTTTCTCGGCTGTCCCTGGAGGGCCTTCTTAAGGCTTGCCGGCGGGGACGGGAATGCTATTGCCGCGATCGTGGGACTCATCGTCGGTGTATACATAGGTGTGCAATTTCTCAAGGGCGGGTACACCCTTGGCAGAAACTATTCTGCATATAAATTTACCGGGCTTTTGATGCCCCTTATGATGCTTGGCCTCTTTCTGCTTCTCATCGTTAAGCCGGCCATCCCTAACGGCGCACCCTTTTTCCGCCTCAAGGGTCCTGGCGCACAGCATGCCCCGATCATCCTTTCTTTTGCCGGGGCCTTCATTATCGGTATCTTTGCCCAGAGAACGAGGTTCTGTACCATGGGGGCGATCCGCGACATTATCCTGTTAAAGGACTTCCATCTTGCATCGGGTGTTATCGGTCTCCTTATCTTTGCGTTCCTTGCAAATCTTCTCCTCGGTCAGTTCAATCCCGGCTTTGCAGGACAACCGGTAGCACATACGAACCAGGTATGGAACTTTTTCGGTATGGTACTTTCCGGCCTTGCCTATGCGCTTGCGGGCGGCTGTCCGGGAAGACAGCTCTTTCTCGCCGGTGAAGGCGATATTGACGCAGGGGTATTTGTCATCGGCATGATCACAGGTGCAGGGTTTGCCCATAACTTTGCAATAGCCGCTTCCCCGGCCGGGGTAGGACGGTTCAGCGCCCTCGCCGTCATCATCGGCCTGCTCTTCTGTATTGCGACAGGGTTTTTCATGAGAAAAAGATTGGCATAA
- a CDS encoding LysE family transporter, whose translation MNLLSLFSIGFVLGLTGAMAPGPLLTVTISESTRRGGIVGPLVVLGHGILEFVLLCIIVFGLGSLLNNRVIFSFIAFFGGIVLVCMGSMTIKNLKRYRLDGTAQSEGRGIHPITAGILISLSNPYWFIWWITIGMGYVIFARGLGIQGVVAFFTGHILSDLAWYSFVSYGIQFGGRYLSIRVLQSILFVCSIFLILFGIFFIIKGYSFIR comes from the coding sequence ATGAACCTGCTCAGTCTTTTTTCCATCGGGTTTGTACTTGGCCTCACGGGGGCAATGGCGCCGGGGCCGCTGCTCACCGTAACGATCAGTGAATCGACACGAAGGGGCGGCATCGTAGGTCCCCTCGTAGTGCTTGGTCACGGGATCCTCGAATTCGTGCTCCTCTGTATCATCGTCTTTGGTCTCGGCAGCCTGCTGAACAACAGGGTCATTTTCTCTTTTATCGCCTTCTTTGGCGGGATTGTTCTTGTCTGCATGGGCTCAATGACCATCAAAAACCTCAAACGCTACCGGCTCGATGGTACAGCACAATCCGAAGGCCGCGGCATCCACCCCATTACAGCGGGTATCCTCATCAGTCTTTCAAACCCTTACTGGTTCATCTGGTGGATAACCATCGGCATGGGTTACGTAATATTCGCAAGGGGACTTGGTATCCAGGGAGTTGTCGCCTTTTTCACGGGCCATATACTATCCGATCTGGCCTGGTACAGCTTCGTCTCCTACGGAATACAGTTTGGCGGCAGGTACCTGAGCATAAGGGTCTTGCAATCCATTCTTTTTGTCTGCAGTATATTTCTGATACTCTTCGGGATATTCTTTATTATCAAGGGATATAGTTTTATTCGATAA
- a CDS encoding LamB/YcsF family protein, which yields MRYVVDLNCDMGESFGDYTLGSDNEVIQYITSSNIACGFHASDPNVMEKTVRLCREHHVMAGAHPGYPDLMGFGRRSMDVSEDELVNYVIYQVGALRGFLDLHGMSLQHIKMHGALYNYLVNDDKKYLRIVESAGRVFGDVVFLTLGTKKTVELKKICRQKGIRIALEGFPDRMYADEGELLPRKYKEAVLKDPELIARRAIRMVKEKGVESINGHWIGMELDTMCIHGDNMESIEAAQKIREYSRNEDITIKPLCEFV from the coding sequence ATGCGATACGTCGTTGATCTGAATTGCGATATGGGTGAATCCTTCGGGGATTACACGCTCGGCAGTGACAATGAGGTTATACAATACATAACATCGTCGAATATCGCCTGTGGTTTCCACGCATCGGACCCGAACGTGATGGAGAAAACAGTCAGGTTATGCCGGGAACATCACGTGATGGCCGGCGCCCATCCAGGTTATCCCGACCTGATGGGCTTCGGAAGAAGGTCCATGGACGTAAGCGAGGATGAACTTGTGAATTACGTGATATACCAGGTCGGAGCGCTCAGGGGCTTTCTCGATCTTCATGGTATGTCTCTCCAGCATATAAAGATGCACGGAGCGCTCTATAATTATTTAGTCAACGATGACAAAAAATATCTCAGGATCGTTGAATCGGCAGGCAGGGTATTTGGTGATGTTGTATTTTTAACCCTCGGGACAAAAAAGACAGTGGAGCTTAAAAAGATATGCAGGCAGAAAGGGATCAGGATCGCCCTCGAGGGATTCCCCGACAGGATGTATGCCGATGAAGGTGAACTTCTTCCCAGAAAATACAAAGAAGCTGTCTTGAAAGACCCTGAACTCATCGCCAGGAGAGCGATCCGGATGGTGAAAGAGAAGGGGGTTGAAAGTATAAACGGCCACTGGATCGGGATGGAGCTCGATACTATGTGTATTCATGGGGACAATATGGAGAGCATAGAGGCGGCACAGAAGATCCGGGAGTATTCACGCAACGAAGACATAACGATTAAACCCCTCTGCGAGTTTGTGTAA
- the pxpB gene encoding 5-oxoprolinase subunit PxpB codes for MDWTRYGEEGIRIVFGKAINADVHEEVRQYYFFLKSLDLQEIIDIIPSFTSCIIYFNSRLTSFSTLVSLLKEKEKGLPQTQIPAPVTHTIPVMYGGQYGPDIEFVCSYSGLTADEVIEIHVSTVYTVFAVGFLPGFPYLGTLDKRLFVPRLETPRLKVNEGSVGIAQLQTGIYSFESPGGWRIIGKTDVKLFDYTEAPYSLLKIGDRVRFVPL; via the coding sequence ATGGACTGGACACGGTATGGCGAGGAAGGTATCAGGATTGTTTTTGGCAAGGCGATCAACGCCGATGTCCATGAGGAGGTAAGGCAATATTATTTCTTCCTCAAGTCTCTTGATCTGCAGGAGATCATCGATATTATCCCATCCTTTACATCCTGTATCATTTATTTCAACAGCCGGTTAACGAGTTTCAGCACCCTTGTTTCGCTTTTGAAGGAGAAGGAAAAAGGTCTGCCGCAAACACAGATCCCCGCCCCGGTAACCCACACCATCCCTGTCATGTATGGTGGTCAGTACGGCCCGGATATAGAGTTTGTCTGTTCCTATTCGGGCCTCACGGCAGACGAAGTTATTGAGATCCACGTCTCAACCGTTTATACCGTTTTTGCCGTAGGTTTTTTGCCCGGTTTTCCTTATCTCGGCACCCTGGATAAACGGTTATTTGTCCCGCGGCTTGAAACCCCTCGCCTGAAGGTGAATGAAGGATCTGTAGGAATTGCACAACTCCAGACGGGCATATATTCTTTTGAGTCCCCCGGGGGGTGGAGGATAATCGGCAAGACGGATGTAAAGCTCTTTGACTATACGGAGGCGCCATACAGCCTCCTGAAGATCGGCGACCGGGTGAGGTTTGTGCCTCTATGA
- a CDS encoding biotin-dependent carboxyltransferase family protein produces the protein MIEIINPAWLAMVVDGGRYGYADIGVPPSSVLDRYAYTALCRLLGYSTDIPVLEIMGHDFSLKVNTDVSCAITGARVTAFVDSTPAALWKGIRVKAGSTIEVKEVTEGLRYYLGFSGIIDAAQVTGSYTTNLECRFGGYFGRPFLKGDRIALKDIHIPDERVIDESLIPSMQAPHLLRIIAGEERDRFSPETLKSLFEIDGDPWYKVSTKSNRTGIRLEGRPLEFKEEVERSIISEGILPGIVQIPGDGQPIIVLYERTIGGYARIGHVAKTDRDLLAHLKPLDKVRFQMIEPEEAERLWDEKITRYYDMLPK, from the coding sequence ATGATAGAGATTATTAACCCTGCATGGCTTGCAATGGTAGTCGACGGCGGAAGATACGGATATGCAGATATCGGTGTGCCGCCGTCATCGGTCCTCGACAGGTATGCCTACACTGCACTGTGTCGTCTCCTGGGATACAGTACCGACATACCTGTCCTTGAGATCATGGGTCACGATTTTTCGTTAAAGGTTAATACCGATGTTTCCTGTGCGATTACCGGGGCACGGGTTACGGCATTTGTTGACAGCACGCCCGCGGCTCTCTGGAAAGGCATCAGGGTAAAGGCCGGCAGTACTATCGAGGTGAAAGAGGTCACCGAGGGACTCCGCTATTATCTTGGTTTTTCCGGTATTATAGACGCGGCACAAGTGACAGGGAGCTATACGACAAACCTCGAGTGCCGTTTTGGCGGCTACTTTGGAAGGCCCTTCCTGAAGGGCGACAGGATAGCACTGAAGGATATCCATATTCCGGACGAAAGGGTTATTGACGAATCGCTTATACCGTCCATGCAGGCGCCGCACCTTCTTCGGATAATTGCCGGCGAAGAAAGGGACCGTTTTTCTCCTGAAACGCTAAAGAGTTTGTTTGAAATAGATGGAGACCCGTGGTATAAAGTTTCCACAAAAAGCAACAGAACAGGGATCCGGCTGGAAGGCAGACCTCTCGAATTTAAAGAGGAGGTGGAAAGAAGTATTATTTCCGAAGGGATCCTGCCGGGCATTGTTCAGATTCCGGGTGACGGACAGCCAATCATTGTGCTCTACGAGAGAACAATAGGCGGATACGCGAGGATCGGTCATGTGGCAAAGACAGACCGCGACCTGCTCGCTCACCTGAAGCCTCTGGACAAGGTAAGGTTTCAAATGATCGAGCCGGAGGAAGCAGAAAGACTGTGGGACGAGAAGATAACGCGTTATTATGATATGTTGCCAAAATAA